In Candidatus Saccharimonadales bacterium, the genomic window TGGTCGCTTCATCGAGCACCAGGATGGGCGCGTCTTTCAGAATTGCGCGAGCTATAGCAATGCGCTGTTTCTGACCGCCGCTCAGTCGGAGACCACGCTCACCAATTTCTGTCTTATATCCGTCAGCTAGTTTCTCGATAAATTTATGGGCATTTGCTGCTTTGGCGGCTGCAATTATTTGATCGTTGCTCGCTTCTGGATTGCCGTACGCGATGTTTTCCTGAATCGTACCACTAAACAGCGCCGGCTCCTGAAATACGACGGCAACCGACGCCCGCAGGCTGGACTGAGTAACATGTTTGATATCCTGGCCGTCAACCGATACTATGCCGTCATCTGCCGTATACAGCCCAAGCAAGATACTTGAAATCGTTGTTTTGCCTTCGCCGCTCTGGCCAACCAAAGCGACTTTGCTATTGGGCTGTACCTTGAAACTTACGTTTTGTAGCACCGGTACACCGTCTTTATAGGCGAAGTTAACCTTATCAAACGTCACGGCAGCCCGGTCGACCTGCAATTGTTTCGCATCATCGCTATCAATCCGCTCGAGTGGTTCGTCCATAACTTCAAAATAATCCCGGCTATTACTTATAGCGCGCTGCGTCTGATCGACAAGATAGCTGATACTAAACAGCGGTATGCGGATAAGCTGCATGTATTGTATGAGCAGCACCATAACGGCGATGCTATAGGTACCACGGGCAGTTTCGACGAATATATAGGCATAGAGCGCAAAACTGATTACCGCCAGCACGCTACGTCGGAATATATCCTGCTTATGCCAGTACTTACTCTGTGGGTTGGTGGTTTTGACAACCCGGCGCATAAGACGGTCGAAGTAGCCCAGCTCCAGTTCCTCACGGACAAAACTTTTGACAACCTTGATTTGACTGACCCCCTCAGCAAACCGTCCGCTGGCCACATCAAGATCGGTATTGATAGACTTCTGGTATTCCTGCCAGGTGCTGCTGGAGCGTGCCGTCAGCCAGATAAATACTGGGTAGAGTGAAGCCAGCATCAACGCCACCGGCCAGGCAAAGTACGCCACGATCGCCAGTGTGAAAACTGTGCTGAATATAAACTGCAAGAAGTTGTTGCTCAATGTCTGCGTATAGGATGTAATCTGGTCAATACCGCGGCTCATGCGGTTGATAATCTTGCCGGACAATTCGCGGTCAAAGTAGTGCTGCGGCAGTCCGAGAATATGCGCATAATATTTCTGGCTGAGTAGCCGGCGCTGCTTGGCAGCCAGTAAATCGCCGAAGTACCCGCCGACATTACTAAAGATAGTCTGGGCGATATCTGTCAGGAATATCAATGCCGCAATGATAGCTACGTACCGGACATTTGCGTTTTGTACGCCGCCCGCTTCAGTTATCTGATCGATTGCCGCTTTGGTCAATAATGGTGTCAACTGAGAAAGAATAGCAATCAAGATTGTGAAAACTGAAACAGCAATATAATAGCGCTTCAGCTCGCTAGTAAAGCTAATAATTCGCCATATACTTTTCATCGTTATCTACAGTATAGCGGTGACAGGGTAAGTCATGAAACAAAATACTTTGCTTATGGCACAAATTGTTCTATAACTGTATGCATGTCTCCGGGACCGTCCCGTGATGACACGCACCTCAGAGGAGTTACACATGTCCACGAAGAGTGACCGCGAGAGCAATGCACTGCTCATCGGCTGTATCGTCGGTATTGCTTCACCGATGCTGTACGCCCCGCTTCTGAAGTGGATCGTACCAGGAATGCCCTGGTTCGGTGCAGCAAGTGCAACGACCACCGCGCTCATTCTGTCAGCCGTGACAGGTCTATGGGCTGGGCGTATGCAGTTGAGGGAATGGACCGACTTGTTCGGGCGCCGTACCGATATAGCTAGCGATCAGCCTAAACAAGATCGTCAGAGCACGGTGATCGCTTGGCTGTTCGTGATGACGGCGTCCGCAGCTCTGATCGGACTGGGTCTGATTTGGACTCCAGCAATGCCGTTCGCGGTCCTGCTAACTGTGCTGCTGTTCGTGACCCCGATCCTGTTGGGATTCCTGCGCGGATCGATCGAGGAAGCCGAGAGGGCTACGATCGAGAAGCATCTGAAGCCTGTCAAGCCAAGCGCTCGTCTCGCCAAGATCATTCCACCGGCTGAGACGATCAGAGTAGATGTACACAGACATCCTGTGTACATCTCTCCCTACGTTCTGCTCATGCTAGCGGCCTTGGTCGCTGCGCATCTGATCGGACGTGCCGTCGACAACGTGGTGGTATCCCTTGCAATACTAGGGACCGCTACAGCCTTCACGTCATGGAAGGTCTTGGGCTGGTACCGGACCCGTCTGGTCATCACGCTCTGGCGATATCTGGAGATCAGCGGAATACTTCGGACGAAGTCGCCTGGCTCTGCTGTCAAGACTTTCACCGATCTCACAGTCTACGTCCCGTTCTGGTCACATGTCTTGGCTGGAATGCGAATCATCTCCGTTCCGTATGGAGATCTCAGAGTGGAGACACCGGGGCAGGAACAGGGCATAACCCTTGTGAAAGGAGTACCGGGAGTAACACCCATCAACCTGATCCTGGTCAGCGAAGCCTTCGCCCCGGCTCAGGTCGAGAAAGTCGATGATGCAGAAGATGACCCGATCGACGAGCTCGAGCATGATGCCGTCGAACCGGAGGAACCAACTTCAGAGTCCGCACCTGATACATGGCCTTTCCCTCCAACGAAGGAGTAACTACCTACGTGGTGCGAACGGTCCTGGTGGCGAAGATTTTTGAGTCCCTTCGGGATTCTCATCGCCATCAGGACCACGCACAACTTTATCCTAGAACCACATTACACTCGTACAGCGCCAAACCTATCGGCTGCTGCCTGGGCAACGCCATCGAGTAGAACGCTCACTTCTTTATCGGTCATCGTTTTATCAAATGAGGCAATACTTATCCTAAAGGTAACTTGCTTGTTCTCGGCATCATCTGAGCGCTGATAGATATCAAGCGGTGTTAGCATAAAATTCATCTTAGCGGACGGCTGCCGGGCATGAAGTGACTGGTATATCACGTCGTGGAGCGGCTGATATTGCTGCCCAGCGGAGACGCGCAGGCTGATGTCCTGTGAAACTTTAGGAAAACGTGACTGAGTAACGTAACGTGTTCGGCTCTCAGAGCTCAGACTGTCTGTAGCGAGTTCAAATCCAGCACTGTAGCGCGGCAGTTTGAAAGCCTTCTGGACGCTCAGCTTATATTCACCGACAATCCCGACAATCTCATCATTTTGAATGAGGACAGCTGAGCGAGAAGCGTCAAACGGCGCTGCCAATTGTTCCAGCAATGTACCGTTCCCATTTGTTACTTGGCTAAGCGGTTGGAGCATCAAAGACACTTCGTCGGCTTGAGTTAGCGCCGACAAGTATTTACGTGCTTGGTAATAGGCTGCGCCGCTGTATGATTTCTGAGCTTTTTTGTCATCGGCTACAAAGACACAGGCTAAGCGGTTGGATTCTTTTGGCAAACTATCTTCATCCGTTTCACCGACGGCGTGTACTTTCCCTATTTCAAAAATTGCGAATGCGTCATAGCCGGATTTGATATTGGCATGAACTTTGTCGAGTAAGCTCGGCGTCAGGCTGAGACGGTAATACTGCAGATCAGGGCTGAGAGCATTGCTGAGTTTGTATGCAAATGCTTTGTTTTGTTCTGATTTATCGATCGTATTGCCGTGAACAAAACTATATGACAGCACCTCATTGGCACCGGCTGCCTTGAGTACATTTCTAATATAATATTGTTTTTCAAACGGCATGCATTTGTGGGCTGGCATCAATGCTCGAAGCGGTAGGTCGAGAGGAAGACGGTCATACCCATACAGGCGACCTATTTCCTCGACAATATCTTCCGGAATCTCGATGTCAGTACGCCAAAATGGCGCCCGGACAGTTAGGACATTGTCTGACAGCTGTACATCGAATTCGACTGCTTGCAGTAAGCCTGCCATGTCTTCACCACTGAGCTGGACGCCTAACCGTTCGGTGACAAATGCGGTCGGTATGGTCACGTCAGGATACAAAGCTTTGTTTTCCATCACCCTAGACTCAAGATGATTATCATCCACCAGCTCGCCTGCCACGCGGCCGCCAGCAATCTGCTGCAAGCCCTCGATGATGTGGCCGAGCACCGCTAGGTTCTGCAACGGGCTTTGGCCTTTGTTGAAGCGAGTGACGGCGTCGCTGAATAGCCCATGTGCCATGGAGGTTCGGCGAATTGAATACATATCGAAGCTAGCGCATTCCAGAATGATATTGCGGGTTGAGGCGTCAACTTCCGTATCAGCGCCGCCCATGACGCCGCCGAGTCCAATAGCTCTGCCAGCACTAGTAATCAAGATGGCTTCACTGCGTGGTTCAATCGTTTTGCCGTTTAGCAGCTTCAGTGTCTCTCCAGTATTTGGCTGGCGAATAACGATAGTTGCGTGATCCGCTCCTTCGTCCTGAGCCACGACTTTGTCATAGTCATAGGCATGCAGCGGTTGCCCCGTGAGCAGCATGTGATAATTCGTCAAATCAACGACATTGTTGATCGGACGCATGCCGAGGCGAGACAGCTCGACTTGCAGCCACACTGGACTTGGCCCAACTGTAATGCCAGACATCGGCACAGCTACAAAGCGCGGTACCAGACCCGGCACTTCATTGCGAATGTCGATACGCAGACTACTATCTGCAGATGTATCTACAGGTGCATCAGCAAGGTACCAGGCGGGACTGGTGTACTTCTGACCTTGTATGCCAGCAATCTCACGGGCTACGCCGAGAATCCCAAAGCAATCCGGACGATGCGTAAACATTTTATTTTCCATATCGATAACGACGTCATCCCGCAGGCCGTATTTATCAGCAAACATCGTGCCGGGAGCAACCTCTTCGTCGATTTCGAGTATACCGTCATGATTGTCCCCCAAGGCAAGTTCCTGAGGACTGGCCAACATGCCGTGGCTGACTTCACCGCGCAGTTCGCGGACTGATAGGACAAATGGATCAGTGTCGTAACTGCTGGGCACGGTAGATCCTGGCGGCAACCATGCGACTAACATGCCAGCCCGTACATTGGGGGCACCGCATACCACCTGCACATAGCCATTACCGTCTCGCTTGACATCGGGTGTATTACTACTGTTGTCAAGGCTTATGTTCGCTCGGGTGTTAAATCCGTCATCAATGGTGCAAATACTGAGGTGGTCAGAGTTTTCGTGCTTACGGCAATCAACAATACGAACGATAATGACGTCAGCATATTTTTTGCCGATGGCAACGACCTCTTCGACTGCTGCTAGCTGTGCACCGATTCGCTCTACGAGCACTTCTACGCCGTCCAGGGCTGGATCACCGGCGCAACCATAACGTTCATTAAATGCTCGGATAGCATTAACACTTATTTTCATGATTTTGGCTCATCAATTCGCTTAGTAATCGTATCCATCGTACCTAAAAACTCTTTTTCCAGATCGATGCCATAATGATTGGCAATCACAAATAGAGACCATAGACAATCAGCCAGTTCATGGCCGAGCTTGGCGTCGACGTCACTGATACCGCGCAGATTTTCTTTGGCCATAACCAGCTTCATGAGATCGCCGAAGTCACCGCCGAATCCCATAGCGTAATCGCGGATGCGCCAGGCTTCAAGGCCGTTTTTGGCATTTGATTCTTCATATTTCTGTCGAATCTCTTCGGCGCGCCGCATCAAATCTTGTATGTCACTCATGAAAATTGCCTCAAAAAATCTAATTTACCTGATTCAAAATGCCGGACATCCTCGATATTATATTTCATCATGACCAGCCGTTCGATGCCGCCGCCCCAGGCAAAGCCGGTGTATACAGTCGGGTCGATCCCGGCTTCGCGCAGTACGTTCGGATGAATCATACCGCAGCCGAGCAGCTCGATCCAGCCGGACTGGCTGCAGATACTACAGCCTTGCTTGTTGCAGAACGGGCAGCTCATGGCAAATTCAAATGACGGTTCGGTAAATGGGAAATAGAATGGCTGTGTCTTGATGTCGAGTTCTTTTTGGTAATAAGCTTGCAGAAAGGTTTTGAGTGTTGCCATCAGATGGCCGACGTGGACGCCTTTGTCGACATAGATGCCTTCGTACTGATAAAACGTATGCTCATGCCTGGCATCCAGGTCTTCATTGCGAAATACGCGGTCCGGAATCACGACAGCAATCGGCTGACCGCTGCGCAAACCGTCAGCGTACTCGCGTAGTATACGGTGCTGCATGGTGCTGGTATGAGCCGGCGCGATCAGCCGCTTGCCGTTGCCGTCAGTTTGTTCGGTCATAAATGTGTCGTAGTCATCGCGAGCCGGATGGCCTTCCGGGAAATTGAGCGCACCGAACATATGATAGTCATCGTCTATTTCCCGCGATTCGGACGCAGTAAATCCCATGCGGTAAAAGATGTCGAGCATAATCTGACGTTCGCGCATCAGCGGGTGCGCCGAGCCAACTTCACTGCTTAGCAGATGTGGCCGACAATCCGCCGGTACATTCATATCAAACGGCGCAGTGACATCGATCGGTGGCAATGCTTCGGCCTGCTCCTGCTGCGCCGAGACAAGCGCCTGCAGCTCCTGCTTCAGCTGGTTTAATTCTTTGCCGAACGAACCGCGCTCTTCCGGCGCAAGCGTTGCAATCTCGCCGTACAGTGCTCGAAGCTCAACTGCCTTCAATATATCTTCCTTGACTGCGAGTGTCTGAAAACGGTCATGTAGCAAAGCGGCTGTTTCAGCGATTTTCAGATTTTGATAGGTCATAGGTAGATACAAGTATAGCAGTCCGCGGCCGACCTGGCACGCCAAATATGGCCGCAGAACAGACTTACAACATAGTATTTAGATCAGCGTCAAGCGAGCTATCGTCAAGGCCGCTATCGAGCTGGCTGCCCGATTGGTCTAGGCTCTTGCCTGTCGCCGTCAGATCGGCTTGCGTCTGAATAGTCTCCGGCGCCGTGGTAGCCGCAGGGATTTGACTGGTAGTATCAAGTTTATTCATGCTGACTACTTTGTAGCCGACGCCCGCGATGACAGCCACCAAAAGCAGTCCGACAAGCACGCCGACAGCCCCAAAACCAGCTTGGTTTATTCTAGAACGGTTCATTCGGTTGTCTCCTTTGGTTCAACGGTTGTACTGCCGGCTGGCGCTGCAGTCTGTTTGGCCGTCATGAGAGCAACAAGCACTGCCTTGACTGACGTTCGGTACGATTGCAGAGCGGTCCGAGCGTTTTTAACTGCTTCTTTGACGACTGCGACGGAGGCGGCAGGGTCAGACACCGTGCAGTCTATATCGACACTGACTGCCGACAGCGCTTCGACTGCGGCCGTTGCCTGTGATTTTTCGGTTACTGCAGCTGCGGCCAGCGAGTCGTACGATGGCACGGTTAGCTGCTTCTCAGTTTGATAGTCTTGCAGCTTGGTCAGTGTCGTGTCGTATTTTGCCAAATGATTTTTGGCATTTCGGCTGTAGTTTACGATTTTTTTGTTGAGATTAGCTTCGCGGGCCTGGCAGGCTTTTTGGCGGACTGCCAAGGTTTTTTCTGATTTCTTTTCTTGTCGGTCAGCTTGAACTTTCTTCTGGGCGCGCTGCCGAAGGTCTTCGACCTTTCCAGTTGTATTTTGTTTGTCTGCTTCAGTTTCAGTTCCGGATTCAGCCGACGGTTGGCTACTCTCCGAAATTACTGCCATGTCGGCTGTATCATCGCCGCCGCTATTCATGCCACGGGCTGATGCCGGTACGACTGCCAGCATACCTGCGGCCAGCACCGACACGAGCGTCATGCCTATTTGAATTTTTATACGCATTATCAAATACCTTTCGTTGTTCTATTATCAATAATTTCAGCTTATTCCAATAAGCTTATGTTTGCAACATCGCCGGGAGAGACTACAATAAGATTATGCCAAGTTTCTCTTTTGACGCAGTATCCGAATATGACAAAGCCGAGATGAATAATGTCTTCGATCAAACCGAACGCGAACTAACAAGCCGCTACGATTTCAAGGGAACACCAGCTGCTATCGAATGGCTGAACGGCGACAAGACTGGTTTGAAAATTACCGGTGCCGGCGATTGGCAGATTGATACCATACTAGACATCGTTCGTAAAAAGCTCGCGGCTCGCGGCCAAAGCCAAAAAATTCTCGATTTATCGAAAGAAGTTGTCGAAAGCAACCTCAAAGCCACCAAAGAAGTTCCATTTATAAAAGGCCTGGATCAGGAAAAAGCCAAGAAGGTCTCGGCCCTCATCCGCGAGCACTATCCAAAGGCCAAGCCGCAGATTCAAGGTGACCTAGTCCGCGTTACCAGCGCTAGCAAAGACGATCTCCAAAACGTTATGCAGCTTTTGCGCTCGCAGGACTTCGACTTTGCCATTAGTTTTACTAATTACCGCTAGCGGCTTCCTCTTCTCGCGAAATAGCTACAAACACCCAATAATCATCCTACTAGATCTACATAATAACGAGTGCAGTAGCGTATACTGGAAACCATATGCAAGATAGCGAAATTCCTGTCGAAACAGATCTTCCTTCAGATGTTTTGAGCAATGATACTATTGGTCAGCCGACCATGTTCGAAGCAGCCGCAGCTGTACTGGCTGCAAATGACCGCGGCGGCCTATACACTGTTCCCGGCGCAAAATTATACCCACATCAGTGGTTGTGGGACAGCTGTTTTACGGCTATTGGACTACGTCATATCGATAGTGAACGCGCACAAACCGAAATTCTGAGTCTACTACGCGGCCAATGGTCGAACGGTATGGTACCAAACATCATTTTTAATGACGATAAAAAATACGCTACCGACCGCAACGCCTGGCGCAGCTGGGTCAGTCCCTATTCACCAGACAAGGTTGCGACGAGCGGTATCACCCAGCCACCGATGATCGCAGAAGCTGTCACACGTATCGGCGAACTGATGACCAGTTCTGAGCGGCAAGCATGGTACAAAGAAGTCTGGCCAGCACTTCTGGCATATCATACTTGGCTATACAATGACCGCGACCCGCACAACGAAGGTCTTGTCTTACTTATACATCCTTGGGAGGCCGGTATGGACAATACACCGCCGTGGATGGCGTACCTGCACCAGCATCAGCTGCCCGGCTGGATTCGGGCACTTGAAAAGCTCAAGCTACTCGGTATTGTCGGTAAATTCCGTAGAGACACTCAGACGATACCAATGGACGAGCGCTTTGAAACAATCGAAATCCTGGCGCTATTTGACACACAGCGTCGGCTGCGACGCAAAGCATACAATATCGACAAGATCATGGACCATTCGCTTTTCCTCATCGAGGACCTGGCATTTAACTCA contains:
- a CDS encoding ABC transporter ATP-binding protein: MKSIWRIISFTSELKRYYIAVSVFTILIAILSQLTPLLTKAAIDQITEAGGVQNANVRYVAIIAALIFLTDIAQTIFSNVGGYFGDLLAAKQRRLLSQKYYAHILGLPQHYFDRELSGKIINRMSRGIDQITSYTQTLSNNFLQFIFSTVFTLAIVAYFAWPVALMLASLYPVFIWLTARSSSTWQEYQKSINTDLDVASGRFAEGVSQIKVVKSFVREELELGYFDRLMRRVVKTTNPQSKYWHKQDIFRRSVLAVISFALYAYIFVETARGTYSIAVMVLLIQYMQLIRIPLFSISYLVDQTQRAISNSRDYFEVMDEPLERIDSDDAKQLQVDRAAVTFDKVNFAYKDGVPVLQNVSFKVQPNSKVALVGQSGEGKTTISSILLGLYTADDGIVSVDGQDIKHVTQSSLRASVAVVFQEPALFSGTIQENIAYGNPEASNDQIIAAAKAANAHKFIEKLADGYKTEIGERGLRLSGGQKQRIAIARAILKDAPILVLDEATSSLDSQSELLVQEALERLMEHRTTIIIAHRLSTIQHVDQIVTIKGGTVDESGSPAELAQSGGVYAKLLELQQYSSGKARDKKLKEFDIAA
- the pheT gene encoding phenylalanine--tRNA ligase subunit beta, yielding MKISVNAIRAFNERYGCAGDPALDGVEVLVERIGAQLAAVEEVVAIGKKYADVIIVRIVDCRKHENSDHLSICTIDDGFNTRANISLDNSSNTPDVKRDGNGYVQVVCGAPNVRAGMLVAWLPPGSTVPSSYDTDPFVLSVRELRGEVSHGMLASPQELALGDNHDGILEIDEEVAPGTMFADKYGLRDDVVIDMENKMFTHRPDCFGILGVAREIAGIQGQKYTSPAWYLADAPVDTSADSSLRIDIRNEVPGLVPRFVAVPMSGITVGPSPVWLQVELSRLGMRPINNVVDLTNYHMLLTGQPLHAYDYDKVVAQDEGADHATIVIRQPNTGETLKLLNGKTIEPRSEAILITSAGRAIGLGGVMGGADTEVDASTRNIILECASFDMYSIRRTSMAHGLFSDAVTRFNKGQSPLQNLAVLGHIIEGLQQIAGGRVAGELVDDNHLESRVMENKALYPDVTIPTAFVTERLGVQLSGEDMAGLLQAVEFDVQLSDNVLTVRAPFWRTDIEIPEDIVEEIGRLYGYDRLPLDLPLRALMPAHKCMPFEKQYYIRNVLKAAGANEVLSYSFVHGNTIDKSEQNKAFAYKLSNALSPDLQYYRLSLTPSLLDKVHANIKSGYDAFAIFEIGKVHAVGETDEDSLPKESNRLACVFVADDKKAQKSYSGAAYYQARKYLSALTQADEVSLMLQPLSQVTNGNGTLLEQLAAPFDASRSAVLIQNDEIVGIVGEYKLSVQKAFKLPRYSAGFELATDSLSSESRTRYVTQSRFPKVSQDISLRVSAGQQYQPLHDVIYQSLHARQPSAKMNFMLTPLDIYQRSDDAENKQVTFRISIASFDKTMTDKEVSVLLDGVAQAAADRFGAVRV
- a CDS encoding phenylalanine--tRNA ligase subunit alpha; the protein is MTYQNLKIAETAALLHDRFQTLAVKEDILKAVELRALYGEIATLAPEERGSFGKELNQLKQELQALVSAQQEQAEALPPIDVTAPFDMNVPADCRPHLLSSEVGSAHPLMRERQIMLDIFYRMGFTASESREIDDDYHMFGALNFPEGHPARDDYDTFMTEQTDGNGKRLIAPAHTSTMQHRILREYADGLRSGQPIAVVIPDRVFRNEDLDARHEHTFYQYEGIYVDKGVHVGHLMATLKTFLQAYYQKELDIKTQPFYFPFTEPSFEFAMSCPFCNKQGCSICSQSGWIELLGCGMIHPNVLREAGIDPTVYTGFAWGGGIERLVMMKYNIEDVRHFESGKLDFLRQFS
- a CDS encoding YajQ family cyclic di-GMP-binding protein encodes the protein MPSFSFDAVSEYDKAEMNNVFDQTERELTSRYDFKGTPAAIEWLNGDKTGLKITGAGDWQIDTILDIVRKKLAARGQSQKILDLSKEVVESNLKATKEVPFIKGLDQEKAKKVSALIREHYPKAKPQIQGDLVRVTSASKDDLQNVMQLLRSQDFDFAISFTNYR
- a CDS encoding trehalase family glycosidase gives rise to the protein MQDSEIPVETDLPSDVLSNDTIGQPTMFEAAAAVLAANDRGGLYTVPGAKLYPHQWLWDSCFTAIGLRHIDSERAQTEILSLLRGQWSNGMVPNIIFNDDKKYATDRNAWRSWVSPYSPDKVATSGITQPPMIAEAVTRIGELMTSSERQAWYKEVWPALLAYHTWLYNDRDPHNEGLVLLIHPWEAGMDNTPPWMAYLHQHQLPGWIRALEKLKLLGIVGKFRRDTQTIPMDERFETIEILALFDTQRRLRRKAYNIDKIMDHSLFLIEDLAFNSMFVRANQQLRGIAKALGRQVPTDLATRMTKTEAALEQLWDSDSKQYYSRDFITHNLMKETSVAALLPLYSGCISAERAEQLVKLIENDNLYGPAFPLPSTAVGSKWFQPMRYWQGPSWMNINWMVIDGLERYGYHDHASALRDMSLEMVGKSGFAEYFDPITGEPLGTDNFSWTAALAIDLLHQESTKQNG